One genomic window of Flavobacteriales bacterium includes the following:
- the trpC gene encoding indole-3-glycerol phosphate synthase TrpC yields the protein MNILEEIIAHKFKEVEERKSLYPVKLLETSLYYNSPVVSLSEYIRRPDLSGIIAEIKRKSPSKGMINAHISVEQVSINYMVAGASALSVLTDKQYFGGSSEDLTIARKFNYCPILRKDFTVDEYQIIEARSIGADAILLIAAALEPKRVKELAAFAKSLGLEVLLELHDETELGHICDEADVIGINNRNLKTFEVSVQTSLDIIHALPKEKTLISESGLGDPKVAAQLRQAGYHGFLIGEGFMRTGRPGAACEEFVKKLNQELKGAENLKTK from the coding sequence ATGAATATTCTTGAAGAGATCATCGCCCATAAATTTAAGGAGGTAGAAGAGCGCAAAAGCCTTTATCCGGTGAAATTGCTGGAGACCTCACTTTACTATAACAGTCCGGTGGTATCCTTATCTGAATACATCAGGCGCCCGGATTTGTCCGGTATTATTGCGGAGATCAAACGCAAGTCACCCTCAAAAGGGATGATCAATGCCCACATCTCAGTGGAGCAGGTGTCAATCAATTATATGGTGGCGGGTGCATCTGCGCTGTCTGTGCTAACCGACAAGCAGTACTTCGGCGGAAGCAGTGAGGACCTGACCATAGCGCGTAAATTCAATTACTGCCCGATCCTGAGGAAAGATTTCACGGTAGATGAATACCAGATCATTGAGGCCAGATCCATTGGAGCGGATGCTATCCTTTTGATTGCAGCCGCTTTGGAGCCAAAGAGGGTGAAAGAGCTGGCGGCATTTGCCAAATCTTTGGGCCTCGAAGTATTGTTAGAACTTCATGACGAAACAGAACTCGGTCATATCTGCGATGAAGCGGATGTCATTGGCATCAACAATAGAAACCTGAAAACGTTTGAGGTATCGGTGCAAACAAGTCTGGATATTATCCATGCGCTCCCCAAAGAAAAGACACTGATCTCTGAAAGCGGCCTGGGTGATCCCAAAGTAGCGGCTCAGCTCAGGCAGGCCGGTTACCATGGTTTTCTGATTGGTGAGGGTTTTATGCGTACCGGTCGCCCGGGTGCAGCCTGCGAGGAGTTTGTGAAGAAGTTGAATCAGGAGTTGAAGGGCGCGGAAAATCTGAAAACCAAATAG
- the trpD gene encoding anthranilate phosphoribosyltransferase gives MKEILNRLFEYKALSKDEAYEVLKNIASTSYNNSEIAAFLTVYLMRSITVEELSGFRDALLELCLNVDMSDQDPIDLCGTGGDGKNTFNISTLSSFVVAGTGVKVTKHGNYGVSSVSGSSNVLEHFGLKFTNDKAMLQKQLDKAGICFLHAPLFHPAMKQVGPVRKELGVKTFFNMLGPMVNPAFPKKQIVGVFNLDLARLYQYMLQETDKRFEIIYALDGYDEVSLTGDFKTINRSGEHVYRPEQLGLHVHKAEEIFGGSTVEEAASIFKKILEGEGTGAQNEVVIANSALAIACAREDVNLNDAVSEARESLVSGKALQSFKTLLEL, from the coding sequence ATGAAAGAAATTCTGAATCGCCTTTTTGAGTACAAAGCCCTTAGCAAGGACGAGGCTTATGAGGTATTGAAAAACATTGCTTCGACATCCTACAACAACAGTGAGATCGCTGCCTTTCTGACCGTTTACCTGATGCGAAGTATCACCGTAGAGGAACTGTCCGGCTTTCGTGATGCATTGCTTGAACTCTGTCTGAATGTGGACATGTCCGATCAGGATCCCATCGACCTGTGCGGTACAGGTGGTGATGGAAAGAATACATTCAATATTTCCACCCTGTCTTCATTTGTGGTGGCAGGTACCGGTGTGAAGGTGACCAAGCACGGTAACTACGGCGTGAGTTCGGTGTCCGGGTCATCCAACGTGCTGGAGCATTTCGGACTGAAGTTCACCAACGACAAAGCCATGCTTCAAAAGCAACTTGATAAGGCTGGGATTTGTTTTTTGCACGCGCCCCTGTTTCATCCGGCCATGAAACAGGTAGGGCCTGTGCGAAAGGAACTCGGTGTAAAAACATTTTTTAATATGCTGGGGCCGATGGTGAATCCGGCGTTTCCTAAAAAACAGATCGTAGGTGTGTTTAACCTTGACCTGGCGCGACTTTATCAGTACATGTTACAGGAGACAGACAAGAGATTTGAGATTATTTACGCCCTGGATGGATATGACGAAGTTTCACTGACGGGAGATTTCAAAACGATCAACCGTTCCGGTGAACATGTTTATCGCCCTGAACAATTAGGTCTTCATGTGCACAAAGCCGAAGAGATTTTCGGCGGCAGTACGGTGGAAGAAGCGGCATCTATCTTTAAGAAGATACTGGAAGGTGAGGGAACCGGGGCGCAGAATGAAGTGGTGATCGCCAATTCCGCCCTGGCCATCGCATGCGCCAGGGAGGATGTCAATCTCAACGACGCGGTTTCGGAAGCACGGGAATCACTGGTATCCGGCAAAGCCCTTCAATCTTTTAAAACATTACTTGAACTTTAG
- a CDS encoding phosphoribosylanthranilate isomerase: MTKIKICGMRDAANIKEIAGLSPDYMGFIFYKKSPRYVGDDWDPAVIAQVPPEVRRIGVFVNEPEANMEAAADKYRLFGVQLHGNESPEKCRSMKMNGLIVIKAFGVNGALDLDFMEMYDRHCDYFLFDTASKNHGGAGEKFDWERLKTYKGDTPFFLSGGIGPDDVEAIRSLNMPNFHAVDVNSRFETEPGIKNVEACRRFIGELRKRI; the protein is encoded by the coding sequence ATGACTAAAATAAAAATATGCGGCATGCGGGATGCAGCCAATATCAAAGAGATCGCAGGCCTTTCTCCGGATTACATGGGTTTTATTTTTTATAAAAAATCGCCGCGTTACGTGGGCGATGACTGGGATCCTGCCGTAATCGCCCAGGTGCCGCCCGAAGTCCGCCGCATCGGTGTCTTTGTGAATGAGCCTGAAGCGAATATGGAAGCGGCTGCGGATAAGTATCGGCTCTTCGGTGTGCAGTTGCATGGAAATGAGTCACCGGAAAAGTGCCGCTCCATGAAAATGAATGGCCTGATCGTGATCAAGGCATTTGGCGTTAACGGGGCATTGGACCTGGATTTTATGGAGATGTATGACCGCCACTGTGATTATTTTCTGTTTGATACGGCGAGTAAAAATCACGGGGGGGCCGGTGAGAAGTTTGATTGGGAGCGGTTGAAGACCTACAAAGGAGATACACCATTCTTTCTGAGCGGCGGAATTGGCCCGGATGACGTGGAGGCGATCCGGTCTTTGAATATGCCCAATTTTCACGCGGTGGATGTGAACAGCCGGTTTGAGACCGAACCGGGAATAAAGAATGTGGAAGCGTGTAGAAGGTTTATTGGGGAATTAAGAAAGAGGATTTAA